The following proteins are encoded in a genomic region of Nicotiana sylvestris chromosome 4, ASM39365v2, whole genome shotgun sequence:
- the LOC104239061 gene encoding lysine-specific histone demethylase 1 homolog 3 isoform X2: MGEEENIKLLERAPKKRVEMEFDSGDDEPIGSLLKLKSKKNLKKVKVELGSNKAVVRKAAVKDEDLVGMDDTLASFRKKLKGPKKDSGSVSTTGKSSSKLTVQSLDGSVNVMAKIVEKGRSDVDCLSEGTIDKGFEKGNKRKSKRPKLALEPQKVEVSGDISLLCDKKSGKSSPNCIDGGILEDSLSAFLKKTQSGLIKRSHGPWQLKRGKESEALCDVLNSSPIATETVSSVSMCRKLIEEIPESNESVHVALDRVSVDMQSKSGELMPIKEECVQHLSWPEVSSSALNNDELLKSSNEIDDASSIKVSGVLDGEITCHIKLREEEIASVNDIAGGNCKDLHDEGLLKNCPNCHEKSASKDGFSDHSITAGRDISSLHTSTPENIEKLEFEHPVSETKFNAYMDMNSNAILSSRKTHVDDQICSSSRADDSGSCRSVQLLNKLDKPQGSIGNVPIQTLMPSICLLEGPPAAKEETGSEGCGYAQVCLTPNFVAADKRSSDIYDEQRISGDSVDDQACAPVSLSKEDGQVFEGGLSPVAIERNQQVKVASQMKHEDQIMENADDIYGSSEQMTIDNSATSLRKCASAFHQSQLADENCEGANHQSREFVTGDDEADATSSPSITPECDENVAEETESQLATEGKGQRLFSGQRAPRKTKKRRHGDMAYEGDVDWEILVHGQDFLLSHQDGDGRHSFRTREKLESMLIGMDTKNGGAAAVSVGLKAREVGPVERIKFKEVLKRKGGLLEYLECRNQILSLWNKDISRVLPLSECGVSETPLADESPRASLIRQIYSFLDHCGYINFGIASEKDKAENGVDHNLKILTEEKFVENSGAPVTDTDDGVSFILGRSKSSEIVMPEKNDVLSDEGKKTENGGTDCQLIDRPAVELSTLSEQRECPADDLQVNGYLNIQSPCQPFDLGSVGPVPSGEVKDSELQNIVHPDFLPPNSTEIDGRTADKHLVISEDTCGFPPDSFRSQRQNTCCDAKGKKRIIVVGAGPAGLTAARHLKRQGFHVTVLEARSRIGGRVFTDLSSLSVPVDLGASIITGIEADVATERRPDPSSLICAQLGLELTVLNSDCPLYDVATGQKVPADLDEALEAEFNSLLDDMVLLVAQKGEHAMRMSLEDGLEYALKRRRKARFARNHMGNEPQKSSVTAVESMALPDWGTSQNLSSKIEILSPLERRVMDWHFANLEYGCAALLKEVSLPYWNQDDAYGGFGGAHCMIKGGYSSVVESLGEGLCVHLNHIVTDISYCKEDIPTKNDLFNKVKVSTSNGREFSGDAVLITVPLGCLKAETIKFSPPLPYWKDLSIQRLGFGVLNKVVLEFPEVFWDDSIDYFGATAEETDQRGRCFMFWNVKKTVGAPVLIALVVGKAAIDGQEMSSSDHVKHSLLVLRKLYGENRVPDPVASVVTDWGKDPYSYGAYSYVAVGSSGEDYDILGRPVENCIFFAGEATCKEHPDTVGGAMMSGLREAVRIIDILTTGTDYTAEVEAMEDAKRHSDVERSEIRDIMKRLEAVELSSVLCKNSLDGVQILTRENLLRDLFCNANTTAGRLHLAKELLKLPVEVLRSFAGTKEGLSTLNLWMLDSLGKDGTQLLRHCVRILVKVSTDLLAVRLSGIGKTVKEKVCVHTSRDIRAIASQLVNVWIEIFRKEKAANGGLKLLRQSTAADTSKSKHTGASGKPPIRNANNKKLNVKLATLETIPDVEPSTSQASVGRQNDTTEERQDFPMSEDEKAAFAAAEAARVAALAAAELIIYPTVG, translated from the exons ATGGGGGAGGAAGAGAATATCAAATTGTTGGAGAGAGCACCTAAGAAGCGTGTCGAGATGGAGTTTGATTCAGGAGATGATGAGCCTATTGGGTCTTTACTGAagctaaaaagcaaaaagaactTGAAAAAAGTCAAGGTGGAACTAGGTAGTAACAAGGCTGTGGTTCGAAAAGCAGCGGTTAAGGATGAAGATTTGGTTGGCATGGATGATACCTTAGCTAGTTTTAGGAAAAAGTTGAAGGGTCCTAAGAAGGATAGTGGATCTGTATCAACTACTGGGAAAAGTTCAAGTAAGTTGACAGTGCAATCTCTGGATGGGTCTGTGAACGTAATGGCCAAGATTGTGGAAAAGGGTCGGTCAGATGTGGATTGTCTATCTGAAGGGACAATCGATAAAGGTTTTGAGAAAGGAAATAAGAGAAAGAGTAAGAGGCCAAAGCTTGCTTTGGAGCCACAGAAAGTGGAGGTATCTGGGGATATCTCCTTGCTATGTGATAAAAAGAGTGGAAAAAGCTCTCCTAATTGCATTGATGGTGGCATTCTTGAAGATTCACTATCAGCTTTTCTGAAGAAAACACAATCTGGTTTGATTAAGAGATCCCACGGTCCTTGGCAGTTGAAAAGAGGGAAGGAAAGTGAAGCTTTATGTGATGTTTTGAACTCAAGCCCTATTGCAACAGAAACCGTTTCTTCCGTAAGTATGTGCCGTAAATTGATTGAAGAAATTCCTGAATCCAATGAGAGTGTGCATGTGGCACTTGATAGAGTTTCAGTAGATATGCAGTCAAAATCAGGTGAGTTAATGCCCATAAAGGAAGAATGTGTCCAACACCTTTCATGGCCAGAGGTTTCTTCTTCTGCATTGAACAATGATGAGTTGTTGAAATCAAGCAATGAGATAGATGATGCATCTTCCATTAAGGTCTCAGGTGTCCTAGATGGTGAGATCACATGTCACATTAAACTTAGAGAAGAGGAAATTGCCAGTGTGAATGATATTGCGGGTGGAAATTGCAAGGATCTTCATGATGAGGGTCTCTTGAAGAACTGTCCTAATTGTCATGAAAAGTCTGCTTCCAAGGACGGATTTAGTGATCATTCAATAACAGCAGGTCGTGATATTTCGTCTCTACATACCAGTACTCCTGAGAATATCGAGAAGCTTGAGTTTGAGCATCCTGTGTCTGAAACCAAGTTCAATGCTTATATGGATATGAACTCAAATGCAATTTTAAGCAGCCGGAAAACTCATGTAGATGATCAAATATGCTCTTCAAGCCGAGCAGATGATTCAGGTTCTTGTAGAAGCGTTCAATTATTGAACAAACTTGATAAACCACAAGGGAGCATTGGAAATGTGCCTATTCAAACTTTGATGCCATCCATCTGCCTGTTAGAAGGCCCACCTGCAGCCAAGGAGGAGACAGGCTCGGAAGGTTGTGGGTATGCTCAAGTTTGTTTGACGCCTAATTTTGTTGCAGCAGATAAGCGTTCAAGTGACATTTATGATGAGCAGCGAATTTCTGGTGATTCTGTTGATGACCAAGCTTGTGCTCCAGTTTCGTTGTCAAAGGAGGATGGTCAAGTGTTTGAGGGTGGGTTATCTCCAGTGGCTATAGAAAGGAATCAACAAGTTAAAGTTGCCAGCCAGATGAAGCACGAGGACCAAATCATGGAGAATGCTGATGACATCTATGGTTCTTCTGAACAAATGACTATTGATAATTCTGCCACCTCATTGCGCAAATGCGCTTCAGCTTTCCATCAGAGTCAACTGGCTGATGAGAATTGTGAAGGCGCCAATCATCAAAGTCGTGAATTTGTTACTGGAGATGATGAGGCTGATGCCACATCTTCTCCATCAATTACACCAGAATGTGATGAAAACGTTGCTGAAGAAACTGAGTCTCAACTGGCTACTGAGGGAAAAGGGCAGAGACTCTTTTCTGGTCAACGTGCTCCACGTAAGACCAAAAAGCGTAGGCATGGGGACATGGCCTATGAGGGTGATGTTGATTGGGAAATTCTGGTGCATGGGCAAGATTTTCTTCTCAGTCATCAGGATGGAGATGGTAGACATTCCTTCAGAACAAGAGAGAAGCTTGAGTCTATGTTGATAGGTATGGATACTAAAAATGGCGGGGCAGCAGCAGTATCTGTTGGGCTGAAAGCTCGTGAAGTTGGGCCAGTAGAAAGAATCAAGTTTAAGGAGGTGCTGAAGCGCAAAGGTGGACTCCTGGAATATCTAGAATGCAG GAATCAGATTTTGAGCCTTTGGAATAAAGACATCAGTCGTGTCTTACCTCTTTCAGAATGTGGAGTGTCTGAAACCCCTTTGGCGGATGAATCACCTCGGGCTTCTTTAATTAGGCAAATCTATTCTTTTCTTGATCACTGT GGCTACATAAATTTTGGAATTGCTTCAGAAAAGGATAAAGCTGAAAATGGTGTCGATCACAACTTGAAAATTTTGACAGAAGAAAAATTTGTAGAAAACTCTGGAGCTCCTGTTACTGATACGGATGATGGAGTTTCTTTTATTCTTGGGAGATCAAAGAGTTCTGAGATTGTCATGCCAGAGAAGAATGATGTTTTATCTGATGAAGGGAAAAAGACAGAAAACGGTGGAACTGATTGCCAGCTCATTGATAGGCCGGCCGTAGAGTTATCTACTCTATCAGAGCAACGAGAATGTCCTGCTGATGATTTGCAGGTAAATGGTTATCTTAATATACAGTCACCCTGTCAACCATTTGATTTAGGTTCAGTTGGTCCAGTGCCTTCAGGTGAAGTTAAGGATAGTGAATTACAGAATATTGTACATCCAGATTTTTTGCCTCCTAACAGTACAGAGATTGATGGTAGAACAGCCGATAAACATCTTGTGATTTCAGAAGATACTTGTGGGTTCCCACCTGACTCATTCAGGAGTCAGAGGCAAAACACATGTTGTGAtgcaaaagggaaaaaaagaataATTGTTGTCGGTGCTGGTCCTGCTGGCCTAACCGCAGCACGGCACCTGAAACGCCAAGGATTCCATGTTACCGTGCTCGAGGCCAGAAGTAGAATTGGTGGTCGTGTTTTTACagatctctcatctctctctgtCCCGGTGGACCTTGGTGCTAGCATTATTACCGGTATTGAGGCAGATGTGGCGACTGAAAGAAGACCGGATCCTTCTTCATTGATTTGTGCACAGTTGGGTCTTGAATTGACCGTGTTGAACAGTGATTGTCCACTGTACGATGTAGCTACTGGCCAGAAAGTTCCAGCAGATCTAGATGAAGCATTGGAAGCAGAATTCAATAGCTTATTGGATGATATGGTACTGTTGGTTGCTCAAAAAGGGGAGCATGCGATGCGGATGTCTTTGGAGGATGGTTTAGAATATGCACTTAAGAGACGGCGCAAGGCTCGTTTTGCAAGAAATCATATGGGTAATGAACCACAAAAATCATCAGTAACAGCAGTGGAATCCATGGCACTTCCTGATTGGGGAACTTCTCAAAATCTTAGTTCTAAGATAGAGATCTTGAGCCCTCTTGAGAGGAGGGTAATGGATTGGCATTTTGCCAACTTGGAGTATGGTTGTGCTGCATTACTTAAAGAAGTCTCTCTTCCTTATTGGAATCAGGATGATGCATATGGAGGTTTTGGTGGAGCTCATTGTATGATTAAAGGCGGCTACAGCTCCGTTGTTGAATCACTGGGTGAGGGACTTTGCGTTCACTTAAACCACATTGTAACTGATATTTCATATTGCAAAGAAGACATTCCGACAAAAAATGACTTGTTTAACAAGGTAAAAGTTTCTACGTCAAATGGACGAGAGTTTTCAGGAGATGCAGTCCTTATTACAGTTCCATTAGGGTGTCTTAAGGCAGAAACCATTAAATTTTCACCACCTTTACCCTACTGGAAAGATTTGTCTATCCAACGGCTCGGCTTTGGTGTTCTTAATAAAGTTGTGTTGGAGTTTCCTGAAGTATTTTGGGACGATTCTATTGATTACTTTGGTGCGACTGCAGAAGAAACAGACCAGAGGGGGAGATGCTTTATGTTCTGGAATGTCAAGAAAACTGTTGGGGCACCTGTTCTTATAGCGTTAGTGGTTGGAAAAGCTGCTATAGATGGCCAGGAGATGAGCTCCTCTGACCATGTAAAGCATTCATTACTGGTTCTGCGCAAGCTTTATGGTGAGAACAGGGTACCTGATCCAGTTGCTTCTGTGGTCACCGACTGGGGAAAAGATCCTTATAGCTACGGGGCTTACTCTTATGTGGCTGTCGGGTCATCTGGAGAAGATTATGACATATTGGGCAGGCCTGTGGAGAACTGTATATTTTTTGCGGGTGAAGCTACTTGCAAGGAGCACCCTGACACAGTTGGTGGTGCAATGATGAGTGGGTTACGAGAAGCTGTGCGCATAATCGATATATTGACTACAGGTACTGATTACACAGCAGAAGTAGAGGCGATGGAGGATGCAAAGAGGCATTCGGATGTTGAAAGGAGTGAAATAAGGGACATTATGAAGAGACTTGAAGCAGTAGAGCTCTCAAGTGTATTGTGCAAGAACTCTTTGGATGGGGTGCAGATCTTGACCCGGGAGAATTTGTTAAGGGACTTGTTCTGTAATGCCAACACAACAGCAGGAAGATTGCATCTCGCGAAAGAACTGTTGAAACTTCCTGTAGAAGTGTTGAGATCTTTTGCTGGAACTAAAGAAGGCCTTAGCACACTTAATTTGTGGATGCTG GACTCCTTGGGCAAAGATGGGACCCAACTCTTGCGTCATTGTGTTCGTATACTAGTAAAGGTCTCAACTGATTTGCTTGCAGTCCGACTGTCAG GTATCGGGAAAACTGTAAAAGAAAAAGTCTGTGTGCATACTAGCCGTGACATACGTGCCATAGCAAGTCAGCTTGTCAATGTGTGGATAGAAATTTTTCGAAAGGAGAAGGCTGCTAATGGTGGTCTGAAATTATTAAGGCAATCCACTGCTGCTGATACTTCAAAGAGTAAACACACTGGAGCATCTGGAAAACCACCAATTCGCAATGCCAACAACAAGAAGCTGAATGTCAAGCTAGCCACGTTGGAAACTATTCCAGATGTTGAACCATCAACCTCTCAAGCTTCAGTAGGAAGGCAAAATGATACCACTGAGGAAAGGCAAGATTTTCCcatgtctgaggatgaaaaggcTGCATTCGCCGCTGCAGAAGCTGCTCGTGTTGCTGCTCTTGCAGCTGCTGAG TTAATAATATATCCAACCGTTGGCTAA